Genomic DNA from Rubripirellula tenax:
CTCGCCAAGATCGGCGTTCCCGGCGTCTACCTACATTCGGGCATCCAAGTGATCGGCAAGCCGGATGGTTGGGGAAAAGAGCAACTCGACCAGTGGGTCGAAAAGATCTATCACCAACCCAGCGATGAATACCTAGAAGATTGGGACTTGACCGGCGCAATTGACGACACACGCTTGCTGTTCCACGTCGGTCGTCGTGTCGCAGATGCCGCCGAAATGCCGGCCTGGACTGCGGGGGACGAGTTCGAAGCCGCTCGCCAGAAAGCCATAGCAGAAAATCCGTGATCCGACGGCGGAACGCAAAAGTTCAAACCGCGCCGTTTCAACGGCGGCGTATTCGTTCGTTGGTCAAAGCTTGCGAGCTGGCTTGCTATGCTGATCTCGGGCAAAGAATCTTGGGCCCGCGGCGGTATCGTAAAGTTGCATCAACGCATTTGCGTCGTCCGTTTTCCCCATCGCCCTTTTGAATTCGGCCATGTAGTAGAGCGTGTCCCGCGACGGCTTGCTCAATTTTAATGACTCCGCCAAGCTTTTGTCCGCTGCCGCAGTGTCACCCAGTCGCAGCTGCACCCACCCCAAGGTTGCCCACGCATCGCTTGAACTTGGCAGATTGCGAACGACGGATTCCGCAATCTGCATCGCGCGTGCCCGCATCGATTCGTCTTGCCGATCAACAAGGACTACCGCCAACTGCATCGCCGCGGCGACCGAATCGGGACGTTCTTGGTGTAACTTGGAAAGAATCGTCATCGCATCGCTGAAACGACCTTCCAAGCGAGCGGATACGGCCAGCAAAAAAAATCGCTCGGCCTCCTCGGTCGGGTCTCCCGAAACCGGCATCTTCGAATCGCCCAATAGCGGCTTCGCCTTCTCCGGTGCATTGGTGTGTAACAAGAACCTCGCGTACGCAAGCCGAGCGGCTGTTTGTTGACCTCCGACGGATGCCCGAACCGATTTTTGATAGGCTTCATCCGCTTCGGCGACCATGCCAGCCTGTTCGTATAAGGCCGCCATCATTTGATCTGGATTCCCAATCGCGGGAACCTTCGCCGCAAGATTCGTCAGCGCCGTAAACGCTGACTGATAGTCCTTTGCTAGAAAACAGGATCGCGCCAAGCCCGAGTAAGCCTGACGAGCGACCGTCTCCGACAATTCCGCAGACGCCTCGATTAGCGAACTGTAAGCTTCCCTCGCCTGATCCCAATCAGAACGCCCTTCACAACAGATCGCTTTCAACAACTTAAGCCGATCGGCAACACGGCCCTTCATCGCTGGCGACCAATGCCGCGGCGGATCAATGCGTTCCGCCAGCCCCGTCAACGCCCACCCGTCAAACCAACGACGTTGCCGAACGGCCAATTCGGCAAAGGACAAGTAAATACCAACACGCTGAGGCCCGATTGCGGAAGCTCGTTCGAGCCATTGCTGAGCCTCAAAACCACGACCGGCCGAAAACAGCAGGTCCGCGATGACGACGTCAACATCTGAAACTTCGGGGTGCGTCCGCAGGACTTCCAAATGTTCGGCTGCTTCGCTTAGCAGTCCCTTCGCGATCAAGTCCTTTGCGTGGCTGATCCGCTTAGCGAGAACAGCATTCTCACCCGGAACATCCTGCGGCAGTTCGCCTACTCCATCGATAAACGAAGTCACGTCCGCGCGGGCGATCACGCACGGTACTAGCCATGCAAACCCGATCGCAATCAAAGCGAGCTGCCGTGATCGCTTCACGCTAGCACCAGTTTTTGCCGACGTTTGCGATATCCGATGACGACCAAACCTCCCATCGCAAGTGCGGCCACCGCAGACGGTTCCGGAACGGCCGTCACGACGCTGAACAATCGGACGTCGTTGTTGCCGTCGCCGACACCATAAGCAACCTTCAAGTCGAACCCGCCGAACGTGCCCACGGTGTCCAGGTTATTCAAACCGTTGAACATCCCCGTTCCGCTGATCGGATCACTGACGAACAAGAAATCGAATACCATCCCATCGGCCAAAGTAAAACCGTTGACAAGTGAAACATTCAGTCCACCACCCAACGTCAACCTATCGAACGTCAGCGTGTCAAACTCGCCCGGGTTCGTGCCACCCAATTCGATGTCCAGCATCGCCGTGCTGCCCAAGTCGAACTCACCATCGCCATTGAAATACAAAATTCCTACGCTGAACCCGGGGCTGATCGTGCCGTCCAAGTGAACCGGAACCGTGGACGAAAATACCGTCCCGTTGCCAACCAATTGAGAATCCGAAGCGAACGTTGCCTCATTGCCGGTGCTGACCGATTGATAAAAGTAAACTGTTCCTGCGGTCGTGCCGCTTACGTCACCCAAGGTCACCTTCTGATTGCTGAAGGTGTGATCCTGGTCGATGTAGAGCGTGGACGAATTGTCGATACCAATGTCACCCGCAATCGTCGTGCCGCCCATGACCGTGACGTAACCCGACGGTTCGGAAAGTGTCATCCCGCCGGTCACTGACACCGCGTCGAGGGCCCCATACGAGTAGGCCAAACTGTTGCCGTTCAATGTGCCACCCGAAATCGTACCGCCCGCCAAGGTCCATCCAGGGCCGGGGCTAAACGTGCTGCCGACGTTGGTTTGAGTCCCTGAGATGTAAACCTTGCCACCCGAAGCGACGTTGATGGTGCCCAAGTTTGCGGTATCGAATGTGCCGCCGAGTGAAAGCGACGACGTGCCGTCGGTCGACAATACACCGCCGCTGTTGGACCACGCCCCGCTCATCGTCAGTGATGACCCCAGTGTTGACGACATCGTGCCACCGACGTTGGTCGTATTTCCCGAGCCAACGTCAAGGATGGCTCCGTTGGAAGCCGTAACCGTTCCGCGATTGGTAAACGTTCCGCCGCCAAAGTCGTACAGTCCCGAATTGGTCGACAAAGTAGCTTCGATCAGTCCCTCGTTGATCAGCTCGCCACCTTGAAGATAAAAACCGGCTGCGTTGGCACGTACCGTCGAACCGCTGTCGATCGTCACCATGGAACCGGTTAGCAAATAGACGACGCCGCTGGTTGTGCCGCCCGCATCGCCAAGAGTCATCGTTTGACTGCTCAAACTAAATGCTTGATCGACATAGATCGTCGAATTGTTTTCGACAGCAATGTCACCGGCCACTGTCGTGCCGCCAGACAGCGTGACGTAACCCGACGGTTCGGAAAGTGTTATCCCACCGGTCACTGACACCGCGTCGAGCACGCCGGACGCGTAAGCCAAATCGTTGCCCGTCAGCGTGCCACCCGAAATCGTACCGCCCGCCAACGTCCACCCGGCACCGGGACTAAACGTGCTGCCGACGTTGTTTTGAGCCCCGGTGATGTAAACGTTACCGCCCGTTGCCCGGTTGATCGTTCCCAGATTCGCGGTGTCGAATGTGCCGCCGAGTGAAAGCGACGACGTGCCGTCGGTCGACAATACACCGCCGCTGTTGGACCACGCCCCGCTCATCGTCAGCGATGACCCCAGTGTTGACGACATCGTGCCACCGACGTTGGTCGTATTTCCCGAGCCAACGTCAAGGATGGCTCCGTTGGAAGCCGTAACCGTTCCGCGATTGGTAAACGTTCCGCCGCCAAAGTCGTACAGTCCCGAATTGGTCGACAAAGTAGCTTCGATCAGTCCCTCGTTGATCAGCTCGCCACCTTGAAGATAAAAACCGGCTGCGTTGGCACGTACCGTCGAACCGCTGTCGATCGTCACCATGGAACCGGTTAGCAAATAGACGACGCCGCTGGTTGTGCCACCCGCATCGCCTAGAGTCATCGTTTGACTGTTCAAACTAAATGTTTGGTCGACATAGATCGTTGAAGTATTTTCGACAGCGATGTCACCGGCAACCGTTGTTCCGCCGGCGAACGTGACGTAACCCGACGGTTCGGAAAGTGTTATCCCACCGGTCACTGACACCGCATCGAGCGCGCCGTAAACGTAAGCCAGATCGTTGCCCGTTAGCGTGCCACCCGAAAGCGTACCGCCCGCTAATTCGTAACGGCCGGCGAGGACTTGTAGCGCGCCGTTAAGGGACAGAATTCCTGACGTGTGGCGAAAAGTGGCCGCACCGGCATTCAAAGTCAGATCGTTGATCGACCGATTGTCATCCAACGTTACCGTGTAAGTACCCGATTGGCTGACCAGTACGTTTTCCGCAGCGTTATCAGGAACAACGCCCGTGCTCCATTTCGTCGCATCCGACCACGTTCCCGTCGTCGGGAACGCCCACGTCGTTTGAGCCGACGCAGGATTACCAAACCAAGCAACTGAAGTTCCCAATCCCAACAATGCCGCGGCCAGTCGCATACGGCGACGCTTTCCATTGCCCGACAACCCAAAACCAACGCAAGTTAAACGCTTCATGATGAATCCACGCTCACTGACTTGGCAGCGACAATCGGATACTGTCGTCCCGGCCTGTTCAGACTGCCCAAACTGTCACGTGGGGGGTTCGAGGGCGTCAATGGTACCGCCCTCGAAATTCGTAAAGATTTTTTTGATCCGCATCGCCCCCAACGGAACGCGGCGTCTTCGGTAGAAGGCTTGGCGGCAGCAAACCCGGGCCGTTTGAGTTACCATCGGGGGGCTAGACCAAAGCCTCCCAAGGTACCGCAAAGCTCGTTAACCACCATGATTCGCACCCCACACCGTCGTTCGTCCGCTCCTTGGTCAATTTTGGAACTTGAAAAGCGGTTGATGTTGGCCGCGGATGCGGGCGTCGCCGTCGCTTCGCCGGCCCCTTTTGCCGAGTCCGTTACCCGGGCCGACTGCACTTCGATCGTCTTCATTGATACATCGGTGGACGACTTGGAAAGTCTGGTCGGTGGAGTGGTCGACGGCGCCGAAGTGGTTTTGATCCAGAGCGATGAAAGTGGCATCGACCAAATCACTCGCGAACTTGCCCGACGCCGCGGCATCACTTCGGTTCACTTGGTCACCCACGGTCAAGCCGGTCGTCTGCAAATCGGCAACGACATCTTGGACCATGGCTCGGTCGAACAGTTTCAATCGCAGCTCAGCAGCTGGGCCACTGCGATGAACAACGGCGCCGACTTTTTGATCTACGGCTGCGAAGTCGGCCGAGGCGAACGGGGGTCGCAATTGATGCGCGCCATCGGACGCATGACAGGCACCGATGTTGCCGCTTCGACGAACTTCACCGGCAACACCAATGCTAACTCGGATTGGCTTCTCGAAAAGCAGTTCGGTCACGTTGATGCCGCGACCGCGTTCTCATCGTTGGCGCGAGATTCGTACAAAGGACTTCTGCCGATCACGATCCGCGCTGCCGGCGTGACGGGCGAAGAAAACATGCAACTGCGAATTGATGGCAGCGTTGTCGCAACTTGGAACGGGATCGGCGGCGATGCTTACGGCGGCCAATTCAACGACTTTAGTTATTCAGCCGACGGGATCTCTGCGGACCGCATCAGCATCGCGTTCACCAACGACCTGTACGATGACGCCGCGGGAATCGACCGCAATCTTCGCGTCGACTACATCACCGTCGACGGACAAATTTTTCAAACCGAATCGCCCGCGGTGTTTTCAACTGGCACCTGGAAACCGAACGATGGAATCGTGCCCGGTTTCCGCGAGTCCGAATATCTGCACACCGACGGCACATTCCAGTTTTCCGATCCAGGCAATCCAGGTGGCGGCACCGTCGTCGCGATCACCGCCAGCGGTGACACCGGCGCCGAAGCGATGACGTTGCAGATCGACGGCGCCGATGTGCGAACTTGGAACGCCACCGCAACGGATGCCGTCTACACGTTCGTAGCGGCTGGAACCGTCGATGCGGATTCGATACGAATCTCGTTTGACAACGACGTCTACGATCCGGCGAACGGAATCGATCGCAATTTGAATGTCGACCAGATCTCACTTGATGGCGTTGTTTATCAGACCGAAGCGCCGACGACGTACTCGACGGGCACTTGGTTGCCCGCGGACGGCATCACCCCCGGTTTCCGGCAATCCGAAACGCTTCACTCCAACGGGTACTTTCAATTCGATGGCGAACCCATCGCTACGAATCCGGGCACCATCGGTCTGGCGGTAACGCAAGTGACGGTCGACGAAAACGGGGGAACCGCACAGATCGCGCTCACACGAACCGGCGGCAGTGACGGCGTTGCGACCGCGTTCTATCAAACGGTCGGCATCGAAGCGACCGACGGTGTCGACTTCGTCGGCAACGCATCGGGCACCGTCGTCTTTGCCGACGGACAGACCACGGCCACCGCGACGATCGCCTTGATCGACGACAACTTGATTGAACCCATCGAAACATTTAGCGTCTCGTTGTACCGCGTCGATGGCGCTGAATTGGGTGTGCCCCGAACGGCCATCGTCACCATCGTCGACGACGAAACGGGCACCGGGCTGGTTGGACATTGGCGGTTGAACGAAACGGCGATCGGGCAAACTGTCGCGGACAGTTCGGGCAACGGCAATTCAGGCGTCCACCGAAACATCGCGTCACCGGACGGCCCCACCACCGACGCGCCCAACACCGACACCGCGAATCCGCGCAGCCTGAATTTTGACGGCGTCAACGACTTTGTCTCGGTCAACCCCAACCCGTCACTGAACCTAAGCAGCGGCTCGTTCACTCAATCCGTGTGGATCAAGTCGGAAATCATTGACTCGGCATTCCACGGAATCATGGGTTACCAATCGGGCGCCGCCGCCAATCGTTACCCGGGAATTTGGGTCTACCAACAAACCAAGATTCACGCCGGGTTCGGCGACGGAACGAATTGGAATTCATTCGTAACGGGCGACGTGTTGGTACCTGGGAAATGGAACCACGTGGCAACCACATTTGATGGCACGACTTACAAAGCGTTCGTCAACGGCGCCGAAGTGTATTCATCGAACCAGTTTGCCGGTCGCGCGCCAACGTCACTCGATCGCATGGATATCGGACGTGTGGACAATTACTTCCAAGGCAGCATCGATGACGCTCGCGTCTACAACCGTGCCCTCACCGCATCCGAAGTCTCGGTGTTGATCGACGGCGCCGACTTGCCCGTACCCGACGTGCAAGGCCAATTGATCGCCCAGTCGCTTGTCAGCGGTTTCGACACACCCATCGCCGTCGACTGGTTGCCCGATGGTCGCATGTTGGTTGCCGAGCAAGATGGCTTGGTTCGTATCGTCAATGCGAACGGCACCATCGCGTCGACGCCGCTGTTGGACATTCGCAACATCGTCAACAGCGGGACCAAGGACCGCGGCATGCTGGGCTTTGCGGTCCATCCCGACTTCGCCAACAACCCGTACATCTATGTGTCGTACACCTACGACCCGCCCGAAGTGATCGGCCAATCCGGTCTGGGGGGCGTCGACGGCAACGGGGCGCGAGTGGCAAGGATCTCTCGCTACACCGTCAACGCGGCGGGCACCTTCGCGAACCCGAATAGCGGCGTCGTCTTGGTTGGCGAAAACAGCACTTACGCCAACATCGGTACTCCCAACAAACGCCCCGACTTGGGCGATCCGCATTCGTGCTTTGATGCCAGCGGCAACCCGATCGACGATTGCATCCCCAGCGACGAAACCAGTCACACGATCGGCGACTTGGAATTTGGTCCCGACGGAATGCTTTACGCGACCACGGGTGACGGAGGCTCGTTTGGGCGTGCTGATCCGGTCAACTTGCGATCGCTTGATCTGGACAGCCTGGCCGGCAAACTGCTCCGCATTGACCCAATCACCGGCGACGGGCTGCCCGACAATCCGTTCTTCGACGGCGACGTGACTTCCAACGCCTCGAAGGTCTACGCATACGGACTTCGCAATGGCTTTCGATTCGCCATCGATCAAACGTCGGGCGAATTTTATGTCGGCGATGTCGGGTGGACCCAGTGGGAAGAAATCAACACCGGCCGCGGCGCAAATTTCGGTTGGCCCGCGTTCGAAGGCGGCGGCAACGGCACCAGCTTGCAGACCAGCAGGTATCGAGATCTGCCGCAGGTCCAGGCCTATTACGCCACCAATCCCGTCGTCACGGCGCCGGTTTGGGCGAGACTGCATTCCAGTGGAGCTCGGGCGATTGTGATGGGCGACTTCGCAACCAGTTCGGTCTATGGCGAATACCAGGACACGTTGCTGTTCACGGACATCGGCGACCAGGTCATTCGCGCCGCACGGTTCGATGCCAACGGATCCCTTTTGGACGTCGAAGTCGCATCGGCCGCGCTTGGTTTCTTGGTCGACATGCAAATGGCCAACGACGGCTTCATGTATTACGTCGACATCGCCAGCGGATCCGTCGGCCGACTCGAATTCCAAACGGTGTAGCGTCCCGGCTAACCGGAAAGAAATCTCGCCTTGTGGCGGCCAACCCCGCTACAAGACGCTCCTGCAGGACTCGCATCGACCAAGCTCACCATTCAGAAACGTACTGAGCTGCGTTTCGCATCGCGGGCACTGCGTTGGCGGACCGACTTCCGAGTCCGTGTCAACGACGAACAGTAGTACGCGTTGACGCCCGGCAACGCATTCAACGGGGCAATGATCTCCTATCCCGCACGGTGGACGTCTCCGTTCGCATCGAGCAGTCGATCGCGTGCTCAAAATTCGTATTCACCGTAGGCAAGCAAGAGGAGATACAGCGAAGAATGAAGTGAACGCCAATCCGCGTTTGATTCTGCGAGTCGACCTTAAAAACCGACACTCTCTGGAGATACCTCTCCGACGCAATCCAAGCATCCGATCGGATTGCTGCCCAGGATGT
This window encodes:
- a CDS encoding tetratricopeptide repeat protein, producing the protein MKRSRQLALIAIGFAWLVPCVIARADVTSFIDGVGELPQDVPGENAVLAKRISHAKDLIAKGLLSEAAEHLEVLRTHPEVSDVDVVIADLLFSAGRGFEAQQWLERASAIGPQRVGIYLSFAELAVRQRRWFDGWALTGLAERIDPPRHWSPAMKGRVADRLKLLKAICCEGRSDWDQAREAYSSLIEASAELSETVARQAYSGLARSCFLAKDYQSAFTALTNLAAKVPAIGNPDQMMAALYEQAGMVAEADEAYQKSVRASVGGQQTAARLAYARFLLHTNAPEKAKPLLGDSKMPVSGDPTEEAERFFLLAVSARLEGRFSDAMTILSKLHQERPDSVAAAMQLAVVLVDRQDESMRARAMQIAESVVRNLPSSSDAWATLGWVQLRLGDTAAADKSLAESLKLSKPSRDTLYYMAEFKRAMGKTDDANALMQLYDTAAGPRFFARDQHSKPARKL
- a CDS encoding beta strand repeat-containing protein, with protein sequence MKRLTCVGFGLSGNGKRRRMRLAAALLGLGTSVAWFGNPASAQTTWAFPTTGTWSDATKWSTGVVPDNAAENVLVSQSGTYTVTLDDNRSINDLTLNAGAATFRHTSGILSLNGALQVLAGRYELAGGTLSGGTLTGNDLAYVYGALDAVSVTGGITLSEPSGYVTFAGGTTVAGDIAVENTSTIYVDQTFSLNSQTMTLGDAGGTTSGVVYLLTGSMVTIDSGSTVRANAAGFYLQGGELINEGLIEATLSTNSGLYDFGGGTFTNRGTVTASNGAILDVGSGNTTNVGGTMSSTLGSSLTMSGAWSNSGGVLSTDGTSSLSLGGTFDTANLGTINRATGGNVYITGAQNNVGSTFSPGAGWTLAGGTISGGTLTGNDLAYASGVLDAVSVTGGITLSEPSGYVTLSGGTTVAGDIAVENNSTIYVDQAFSLSSQTMTLGDAGGTTSGVVYLLTGSMVTIDSGSTVRANAAGFYLQGGELINEGLIEATLSTNSGLYDFGGGTFTNRGTVTASNGAILDVGSGNTTNVGGTMSSTLGSSLTMSGAWSNSGGVLSTDGTSSLSLGGTFDTANLGTINVASGGKVYISGTQTNVGSTFSPGPGWTLAGGTISGGTLNGNSLAYSYGALDAVSVTGGMTLSEPSGYVTVMGGTTIAGDIGIDNSSTLYIDQDHTFSNQKVTLGDVSGTTAGTVYFYQSVSTGNEATFASDSQLVGNGTVFSSTVPVHLDGTISPGFSVGILYFNGDGEFDLGSTAMLDIELGGTNPGEFDTLTFDRLTLGGGLNVSLVNGFTLADGMVFDFLFVSDPISGTGMFNGLNNLDTVGTFGGFDLKVAYGVGDGNNDVRLFSVVTAVPEPSAVAALAMGGLVVIGYRKRRQKLVLA
- a CDS encoding DUF4347 domain-containing protein, whose translation is MIRTPHRRSSAPWSILELEKRLMLAADAGVAVASPAPFAESVTRADCTSIVFIDTSVDDLESLVGGVVDGAEVVLIQSDESGIDQITRELARRRGITSVHLVTHGQAGRLQIGNDILDHGSVEQFQSQLSSWATAMNNGADFLIYGCEVGRGERGSQLMRAIGRMTGTDVAASTNFTGNTNANSDWLLEKQFGHVDAATAFSSLARDSYKGLLPITIRAAGVTGEENMQLRIDGSVVATWNGIGGDAYGGQFNDFSYSADGISADRISIAFTNDLYDDAAGIDRNLRVDYITVDGQIFQTESPAVFSTGTWKPNDGIVPGFRESEYLHTDGTFQFSDPGNPGGGTVVAITASGDTGAEAMTLQIDGADVRTWNATATDAVYTFVAAGTVDADSIRISFDNDVYDPANGIDRNLNVDQISLDGVVYQTEAPTTYSTGTWLPADGITPGFRQSETLHSNGYFQFDGEPIATNPGTIGLAVTQVTVDENGGTAQIALTRTGGSDGVATAFYQTVGIEATDGVDFVGNASGTVVFADGQTTATATIALIDDNLIEPIETFSVSLYRVDGAELGVPRTAIVTIVDDETGTGLVGHWRLNETAIGQTVADSSGNGNSGVHRNIASPDGPTTDAPNTDTANPRSLNFDGVNDFVSVNPNPSLNLSSGSFTQSVWIKSEIIDSAFHGIMGYQSGAAANRYPGIWVYQQTKIHAGFGDGTNWNSFVTGDVLVPGKWNHVATTFDGTTYKAFVNGAEVYSSNQFAGRAPTSLDRMDIGRVDNYFQGSIDDARVYNRALTASEVSVLIDGADLPVPDVQGQLIAQSLVSGFDTPIAVDWLPDGRMLVAEQDGLVRIVNANGTIASTPLLDIRNIVNSGTKDRGMLGFAVHPDFANNPYIYVSYTYDPPEVIGQSGLGGVDGNGARVARISRYTVNAAGTFANPNSGVVLVGENSTYANIGTPNKRPDLGDPHSCFDASGNPIDDCIPSDETSHTIGDLEFGPDGMLYATTGDGGSFGRADPVNLRSLDLDSLAGKLLRIDPITGDGLPDNPFFDGDVTSNASKVYAYGLRNGFRFAIDQTSGEFYVGDVGWTQWEEINTGRGANFGWPAFEGGGNGTSLQTSRYRDLPQVQAYYATNPVVTAPVWARLHSSGARAIVMGDFATSSVYGEYQDTLLFTDIGDQVIRAARFDANGSLLDVEVASAALGFLVDMQMANDGFMYYVDIASGSVGRLEFQTV